The proteins below are encoded in one region of Syngnathus acus chromosome 2, fSynAcu1.2, whole genome shotgun sequence:
- the gnb1a gene encoding guanine nucleotide-binding protein G(I)/G(S)/G(T) subunit beta-1 produces the protein MSELDQLRQEAEQLKNQIRDARKACADATLSQITANIDPVGRIQMRTRRTLRGHLAKIYAMHWGTDSRLLVSASQDGKLIIWDSYTTNKVHAIPLRSSWVMTCAYAPSGNYVACGGLDNICSIYNLKTREGNVRVSRELAGHTGYLSCCRFLDDNQIVTSSGDTTCALWDIETGQQTTTFAGHTGDVMSLSLAPDTRLFVSGACDASAKLWDIREGMCRQTFTGHESDINAICFFPNGNAFATGSDDATCRLFDLRADQELMVYSHDNIICGITSVAFSKSGRLLLAGYDDFNCNVWDTLKADRAGVLAGHDNRVSCLGVTDDGMAVATGSWDSFLKIWN, from the exons ATGAGTGAACTGGATCAGCTACGACAGGAGGCTGAGCAGCTGAAGAACCAGATCCGA GATGCCAGGAAAGCGTGTGCTGATGCTACCCTGTCTCAG ATCACAGCTAACATTGACCCCGTTGGCCGAATTCAGATGCGCACTCGCCGAACACTGAGGGGGCATCTGGCTAAAATCTATGCCATGCACTGGGGCACCGATTCAAG GCTTTTGGTCAGTGCATCCCAGGATGGAAAACTCATTATTTGGGACAGCTACACCACGAACAAG GTCCACGCCATCCCGCTGCGCTCCTCTTGGGTGATGACGTGCGCCTACGCCCCTTCTGGCAACTATGTCGCATGTGGTGGCTTGGACAACATTTGCTCCATCTACAACCTGAAGACCCGTGAGGGAAATGTGCGGGTGAGCCGTGAGCTGGCTGGGCACACAG GTTACCTGTCCTGCTGTCGCTTCCTGGATGACAACCAGATTGTCACCAGCTCTGGAGACACCACCTG CGCTTTGTGGGACATAGAGACTGGACAGCAGACAACTACATTTGCTGGCCACACCGGTGATGTCATGAGCCTCTCTCTGGCACCCGACACGAGGCTGTTTGTGTCTGGGGCCTGCGATGCCTCAGCCAAACTCTGGGACATCAGAGAAGGAATGTGCCGGCAGACCTTCACTGGCCATGAGTCTGACATCAATGCCATTTGC TTCTTCCCCAATGGCAATGCCTTTGCCACGGGCTCAGACGATGCCACCTGCCGGCTGTTTGACCTGCGTGCCGACCAGGAGCTGATGGTGTACTCACATGACAACATCATCTGTGGTATCACCTCTGTGGCTTTCTCCAAGAGTGGCCGCCTACTGTTGGCTGGCTACGATGACTTCAATTGCAATGTCTGGGACACCTTGAAGGCCGATCGTGCAG GCGTCCTGGCTGGTCATGATAACCGGGTGAGCTGCTTGGGTGTGACTGACGATGGCATGGCAGTGGCAACAGGGTCCTGGGATAGCTTCCTCAAGATCTGGAACTAG
- the nadka gene encoding NAD kinase isoform X1 — MDGGDEVRVKAAPYCWSARDGGNITGRLARRSKKTRSLSTSSATSSSEYKRTQSLHGPSPVTTFGPKACMLQNPHTVMHIQDPATQRLTWNTPPKSVLVIKKIRDASLLQPFKELCIFLTEVKNMVVYVEQKVLDDPAISGDDNFKTLTKNFCTFREELDDISNRVDFIICLGGDGTLLYASSLFQESVPPVMAFHLGSLGFLTPFKFDTYQSQVTQIIEGNAAIVLRSRLKVRVHRERDKGVILTNGETDLGRKTTNYQVLNEVVVDRGPSSYLSNVDLFLDGHLITTVQGDGVIVSTPTGSTAYAVAAGASMIHPNVPAIMITPICPHSLSFRPIVVPAGVELKIMLSHDARNTAWVSFDGRRRQEVCHGDSIAITTSCFPVPCICFRNPVNDWFESLAQCLHWNVRKKQNYLSSEDDEF; from the exons ATGGACGGTGGAGATGAGGTGCGAGTGAAAGCGGCTCCTTACTGCTGGTCTGCGCGTGATGGAGGGAATATTACTGGGCGCCTGGCCCGGCGCAGCAAGAAGACCCGCAGCCTGAGCACTTCCTCAGCCACCAGCTCGTCTGAGTACAA GAGGACCCAGTCTCTACATGGACCAAGCCCTGTGACTACATTTGGCCCAAAGGCATGCATGCTACAGAATCCACACACAGTAAT GCACATTCAAGATCCCGCCACCCAACGGCTGACTTGGAACACGCCCCCCAAGAGTGTCCTCGTCATCAAGAAGATCCGAGACGCGTCCCTGCTTCAGCCTTTCAAGGAGCTCTGCATATTCCTCACTGAG gttAAAAACATGGTTGTTTATGTAGAACAGAAAGTTTTGGACGACCCAGCTATTTCTGGCGATGACAACTTTAAGACCCTTACAAAGAATTTCTGCACTTTCAGAGAAG AGCTTGACGACATCTCCAACCGTGTGGACTTCATCATCTGTCTTGGTGGAGACGGAACTTTGCTCTACGCGTCTTCGCTTTTTCAG GAGAGCGTTCCACCAGTGATGGCCTTCCATCTGGGCTCTCTTGGCTTCCTGACACCTTtcaagtttgacacctatcAATCTCAGGTCACTCAAATTATTGAAG GTAATGCAGCCATAGTGCTACGAAGTCGCTTGAAAGTGCGCGTGCACCGGGAGAGGGACAAGGGTGTTATTCTGACCAATGGCGAGACGGACCTTGGCCGCAAAACCACAAACTATCAG GTGTTGAATGAGGTGGTAGTGGACAGAGGCCCCTCCTCCTACCTCTCCAACGTGGACCTTTTCCTGGATGGCCACCTTATCACCACCGTGCAGGGAGATG GCGTGATCGTGTCCACGCCTACGGGCAGTACAGCGTATGCCGTGGCTGCGGGGGCCTCCATGATTCACCCCAACGTGCCAGCTATTATGATCACGCCCATCTGCCCGCACTCCCTTTCTTTCAGACCCATCGTGGTGCCTGCCGGAGTGGAGTTGAAA ATAATGCTGTCACATGATGCCAGAAACACGGCATGGGTGTCGTTCGACGGGAGACGGCGACAGGAGGTCTGTCACGGAGACAG TATTGCCATCACAACTTCCTGCTTCCCCGTTCCTTGTATCTGCTTCCGCAACCCGGTCAACGACTGGTTCGAGAGCCTGGCCCAGTGTTTGCACTGGAACGTGAGAAAGAAGCAGAACTACCTCAGCTCAGAAGACGATGAGTTCTGA
- the nadka gene encoding NAD kinase isoform X2 translates to MCTARKVVLQESAGSKKNKVWKWHIQDPATQRLTWNTPPKSVLVIKKIRDASLLQPFKELCIFLTEVKNMVVYVEQKVLDDPAISGDDNFKTLTKNFCTFREELDDISNRVDFIICLGGDGTLLYASSLFQESVPPVMAFHLGSLGFLTPFKFDTYQSQVTQIIEGNAAIVLRSRLKVRVHRERDKGVILTNGETDLGRKTTNYQVLNEVVVDRGPSSYLSNVDLFLDGHLITTVQGDGVIVSTPTGSTAYAVAAGASMIHPNVPAIMITPICPHSLSFRPIVVPAGVELKIMLSHDARNTAWVSFDGRRRQEVCHGDSIAITTSCFPVPCICFRNPVNDWFESLAQCLHWNVRKKQNYLSSEDDEF, encoded by the exons ATGTGTACAGCCAGGAAGGTGGTACTTCAGGAGTCAGCGGGCAGTAAGAAGAACAAAGTATGGAAATG GCACATTCAAGATCCCGCCACCCAACGGCTGACTTGGAACACGCCCCCCAAGAGTGTCCTCGTCATCAAGAAGATCCGAGACGCGTCCCTGCTTCAGCCTTTCAAGGAGCTCTGCATATTCCTCACTGAG gttAAAAACATGGTTGTTTATGTAGAACAGAAAGTTTTGGACGACCCAGCTATTTCTGGCGATGACAACTTTAAGACCCTTACAAAGAATTTCTGCACTTTCAGAGAAG AGCTTGACGACATCTCCAACCGTGTGGACTTCATCATCTGTCTTGGTGGAGACGGAACTTTGCTCTACGCGTCTTCGCTTTTTCAG GAGAGCGTTCCACCAGTGATGGCCTTCCATCTGGGCTCTCTTGGCTTCCTGACACCTTtcaagtttgacacctatcAATCTCAGGTCACTCAAATTATTGAAG GTAATGCAGCCATAGTGCTACGAAGTCGCTTGAAAGTGCGCGTGCACCGGGAGAGGGACAAGGGTGTTATTCTGACCAATGGCGAGACGGACCTTGGCCGCAAAACCACAAACTATCAG GTGTTGAATGAGGTGGTAGTGGACAGAGGCCCCTCCTCCTACCTCTCCAACGTGGACCTTTTCCTGGATGGCCACCTTATCACCACCGTGCAGGGAGATG GCGTGATCGTGTCCACGCCTACGGGCAGTACAGCGTATGCCGTGGCTGCGGGGGCCTCCATGATTCACCCCAACGTGCCAGCTATTATGATCACGCCCATCTGCCCGCACTCCCTTTCTTTCAGACCCATCGTGGTGCCTGCCGGAGTGGAGTTGAAA ATAATGCTGTCACATGATGCCAGAAACACGGCATGGGTGTCGTTCGACGGGAGACGGCGACAGGAGGTCTGTCACGGAGACAG TATTGCCATCACAACTTCCTGCTTCCCCGTTCCTTGTATCTGCTTCCGCAACCCGGTCAACGACTGGTTCGAGAGCCTGGCCCAGTGTTTGCACTGGAACGTGAGAAAGAAGCAGAACTACCTCAGCTCAGAAGACGATGAGTTCTGA